Proteins encoded together in one Thermococcus barophilus MP window:
- a CDS encoding GNAT family N-acetyltransferase, which translates to MDIRIAKLEDTRGIVDVHCSDIGEWYHYENGQRREPDSYDNLTLKERYLHGGPWMSIETCAIHLNNLLLNGQIPLVAEIEGRIVGELELFISKELINGRTRKVAHIDVLEVHREFRGQGIGRELVKAAEELARKEKCELLTVTPEKEAVGFYEKVGIKDILHKGCFISLNLSMLPNKDAKEINIREFSWKEVKDKEMILGKFQSSYDHWFTPFKDRIAGIDDALYFESGQIGGSYYILEGSFFGKDIATVYAWGDNIEELILQIGSRAKELGFREIRTSISEKDLEKIQAFQPKVLDRFVILAKTL; encoded by the coding sequence ATGGATATTAGGATTGCAAAGCTTGAAGATACCAGAGGTATCGTTGATGTTCACTGTTCCGATATAGGGGAGTGGTATCACTACGAAAATGGACAGAGAAGAGAACCAGATTCCTACGATAATTTAACTCTCAAAGAAAGATACCTACACGGCGGACCTTGGATGAGTATTGAAACATGTGCCATTCATTTAAATAACCTCCTTCTTAACGGGCAGATTCCACTGGTAGCGGAAATTGAAGGCAGAATTGTTGGAGAATTGGAGCTCTTCATAAGCAAAGAGCTTATAAATGGAAGAACCAGGAAGGTAGCCCACATAGACGTCCTTGAAGTTCACAGGGAATTTAGAGGACAAGGAATAGGGCGGGAACTTGTAAAAGCGGCTGAAGAGCTTGCAAGAAAAGAGAAGTGCGAACTTTTAACTGTAACACCAGAGAAAGAAGCAGTTGGGTTTTATGAAAAGGTTGGAATTAAAGACATTCTTCACAAAGGTTGCTTCATTAGTCTAAACCTCTCAATGCTTCCGAATAAAGATGCCAAAGAAATTAACATTCGAGAATTCTCTTGGAAAGAAGTTAAAGACAAAGAAATGATCCTTGGGAAGTTTCAGAGCTCATACGATCATTGGTTCACACCATTCAAGGATAGAATAGCTGGGATAGATGATGCTCTTTACTTTGAAAGCGGACAAATCGGAGGGAGTTATTATATCCTTGAGGGAAGCTTCTTTGGAAAAGACATTGCAACGGTATATGCATGGGGAGACAACATTGAGGAACTCATTTTGCAGATTGGAAGCAGAGCAAAGGAGTTAGGATTCAGAGAGATCAGGACTTCAATCTCGGAAAAAGACCTTGAGAAAATTCAAGCTTTCCAGCCCAAAGTCCTTGACAGATTTGTGATCCTTGCGAAGACACTGTGA
- the cobN gene encoding cobaltochelatase subunit CobN: protein MICLIIGYGARALPLLQEILREEGIKGIVLTDQNCERELDKVETAGVIFVYAHELPEIVKEKIRDSKAKVIACAGLESLTNVPEEVVIKAKTYYVLGGEKNLRNLIRFLAGLTGKAIEYEEPEEVPMHGIYHPDFGVFESLDKYLEVYKKRPLVGVLFWRSAWLYKEFKPIGELIKALEEEGFGVIPVFTYGKDSTTGLGREKSEAVEEFFMRDGKPIIEALVSLISFGTVDLKNLQKLNVPVFAPVRSYYQSLEEWEKSEQGVDYMTQVYGVIIPEVAGAIEPIFIAGTRNIEGYKVGEPYEEHMKYLAKRVKKWVELRKKPKSEVKIAIVLINPPCKGLEANIGVGLGLDVPESIVRLLHRLKEEGYYVGEDLPKSGKELIKLILEKKAISEFRWTSVEDIVKSGGAVDFVGLEEYLEWFNELPDDLRERIIKDWGKPEDVLAGKVDKALVGMVYDGKFVVPGIRFGNVFITPQPKFGCAGARCDGKVCRILHDPKIVPPHQWWAVYRWITRKFKADVMIHFGTHGYLEFRPGKGVGLSPSCVPEASLDEVPHLYVYVVSNPMEGVIAKRRGYATLIDHMYPPMGMAEVLDDLDSLLTQYAKAKSLGDEARRKKIYEQILEKAKENKLRIANPEDEEQAIEEIHRYVELMRGSQINLGLHIFGHPPKEPERLAEYIATAMAYDSYASPSIRRVIAEAVGIDYDEIRKNPLGTTNSFTNRELLEIFHKIAVKSLECLLKGESFGVIEEEIEKFGFKLKNKEKLEETFRKALEVAEKIIECEKEYEGFLKGLSGEHVEPGPSGAITRGKFEILPTGRNFYAVDPRTLPTKAAWQIGVETAQKLLKAYKEKHGRYPESVGQVLWSIDGYKADGEQIAQILYLIGVRPVWKGDVVAGLEVIPLEELGRPRIDVLVRISGIVRDTLPNYIYLIDEAIEKVVMLDEPLEMNYIKKHYIEHIKKLIELGKSFEEAQRFARFRVFSAPPGAYGAGVNLAVESSGWKSEEDLAKVWVQWSGYAYGKDAFGVEAHESLVLNLKEVDVINRNHISDEHDPTNCCCYFAYHGGFKTAVDALTGKNIEVVQTDTRDISDAKIVDMKVELERVVRAKLLNERWIEEMKKHGYRGASEFSKKILHLYGWEATTKLVEDWVFDEIAQKYVLNEEMRRWFEEHNPYAIEEIARRLIEAYERGLWKTSDELIEKLMEVYSEIEGILEESLGEGEVQGGTIEIYTAEDDEHWNEKIEEVDKIWSLVKNA from the coding sequence GTGATATGTTTGATCATAGGTTATGGGGCAAGGGCTTTGCCTTTGCTTCAGGAAATCCTCAGAGAAGAAGGAATAAAGGGAATTGTGCTCACTGACCAGAACTGTGAGAGGGAGCTGGATAAGGTAGAAACGGCTGGGGTAATATTCGTCTATGCTCATGAACTTCCCGAAATAGTGAAGGAAAAAATTAGAGATAGCAAAGCTAAAGTTATTGCCTGTGCTGGGCTTGAAAGCCTGACCAATGTTCCAGAAGAAGTCGTAATCAAAGCTAAGACGTATTATGTCCTTGGAGGCGAGAAGAACCTCAGGAACCTCATTAGATTTTTAGCAGGCTTAACTGGGAAGGCTATTGAATATGAAGAACCGGAAGAAGTCCCCATGCACGGCATTTATCACCCAGATTTTGGAGTTTTTGAGAGCTTGGACAAATATTTGGAGGTCTATAAGAAAAGGCCGCTTGTTGGAGTTCTCTTCTGGAGGAGTGCTTGGCTTTATAAGGAATTTAAACCAATTGGAGAGCTCATCAAAGCTCTTGAAGAAGAAGGCTTCGGTGTAATTCCGGTGTTTACCTACGGAAAAGACTCGACGACAGGACTTGGGAGGGAGAAGAGCGAGGCCGTTGAGGAGTTCTTCATGAGGGACGGAAAGCCGATTATAGAAGCTTTGGTCAGCTTAATTTCCTTCGGCACGGTTGATTTAAAGAATCTTCAAAAGCTCAACGTTCCGGTCTTTGCTCCGGTAAGGTCTTACTACCAGTCCCTTGAAGAGTGGGAGAAGAGCGAACAAGGCGTTGACTATATGACTCAGGTTTATGGGGTGATAATCCCCGAGGTTGCGGGAGCAATTGAGCCAATTTTCATAGCTGGGACCAGAAACATTGAAGGCTACAAGGTTGGAGAGCCTTACGAAGAGCACATGAAATATTTAGCCAAAAGGGTGAAAAAGTGGGTCGAGCTCAGGAAGAAGCCAAAAAGCGAAGTTAAAATTGCTATAGTCCTAATAAATCCTCCATGTAAGGGGCTTGAGGCGAACATCGGTGTTGGACTTGGCTTGGATGTTCCCGAGAGCATCGTCAGACTTCTGCACAGGCTTAAGGAGGAAGGCTACTACGTTGGCGAAGATTTACCAAAGAGTGGGAAAGAACTGATAAAGTTGATTCTGGAGAAAAAAGCGATAAGCGAGTTCAGATGGACAAGCGTTGAGGATATAGTCAAAAGCGGCGGAGCAGTTGACTTTGTAGGCTTGGAGGAGTATCTGGAGTGGTTCAACGAGCTTCCGGATGATTTAAGGGAGAGAATCATCAAGGACTGGGGAAAGCCAGAGGATGTCTTAGCCGGGAAAGTGGACAAAGCATTGGTTGGGATGGTGTATGACGGGAAGTTTGTAGTTCCGGGAATAAGGTTCGGAAACGTCTTCATAACCCCTCAGCCAAAGTTCGGCTGTGCTGGAGCGAGGTGCGACGGAAAAGTTTGCAGAATTCTGCATGATCCAAAGATAGTCCCACCGCACCAGTGGTGGGCTGTTTACAGATGGATAACGAGGAAATTCAAGGCTGATGTAATGATACACTTCGGAACTCACGGCTACCTCGAGTTTAGGCCGGGAAAAGGCGTTGGGCTTTCTCCTTCATGCGTTCCCGAGGCAAGCTTAGATGAGGTTCCTCACCTGTATGTTTATGTAGTTTCAAATCCAATGGAGGGTGTTATTGCCAAGAGGAGAGGCTACGCAACGCTTATAGACCACATGTATCCTCCAATGGGGATGGCAGAAGTTTTGGATGATTTGGATTCCCTCCTAACCCAGTATGCAAAGGCAAAGAGCTTGGGAGATGAGGCAAGGAGAAAGAAAATTTATGAGCAGATTTTAGAAAAAGCTAAGGAAAACAAGCTGAGAATAGCAAATCCAGAAGATGAAGAGCAGGCTATAGAGGAAATACACCGCTACGTTGAGCTAATGAGAGGTTCCCAAATAAACCTCGGTCTTCACATCTTTGGACATCCACCAAAAGAGCCCGAGAGATTGGCAGAATACATTGCCACAGCAATGGCCTATGATTCCTACGCTTCCCCTTCGATTAGAAGGGTTATAGCTGAAGCAGTAGGCATAGACTACGATGAGATAAGAAAGAACCCCCTGGGAACTACAAACAGCTTTACGAACAGAGAACTGCTTGAGATTTTCCACAAGATAGCCGTCAAGAGCTTAGAGTGTCTGCTTAAGGGAGAAAGCTTTGGAGTTATTGAGGAAGAGATTGAAAAGTTTGGATTCAAACTCAAGAATAAAGAAAAGCTTGAAGAAACGTTTAGAAAAGCCCTCGAAGTTGCAGAAAAAATAATTGAATGTGAAAAAGAATACGAGGGATTTTTGAAGGGGCTGAGCGGAGAGCATGTCGAACCTGGCCCATCGGGAGCGATAACGAGAGGAAAGTTTGAGATTTTGCCGACGGGGAGGAATTTTTACGCCGTTGACCCGAGAACTCTGCCAACTAAAGCAGCATGGCAGATAGGGGTTGAAACTGCCCAAAAACTTTTGAAAGCTTACAAAGAAAAGCACGGGAGATATCCAGAGAGTGTTGGGCAGGTTCTCTGGAGCATAGACGGTTATAAGGCGGATGGGGAGCAGATAGCTCAAATCCTCTATTTGATTGGAGTTAGACCAGTTTGGAAAGGAGATGTAGTTGCTGGGCTCGAAGTAATTCCCTTAGAGGAGCTCGGAAGACCAAGGATTGATGTTCTGGTCAGAATAAGTGGAATCGTGAGAGATACTCTGCCAAACTACATCTACCTAATTGATGAAGCCATAGAAAAAGTTGTCATGCTGGACGAGCCTTTGGAGATGAACTACATCAAAAAGCACTACATTGAGCACATTAAAAAGCTCATTGAACTCGGCAAGAGCTTTGAGGAAGCGCAGAGGTTCGCGAGGTTTAGAGTTTTCTCAGCTCCACCCGGTGCCTACGGGGCTGGGGTGAATTTAGCGGTTGAATCATCGGGCTGGAAAAGCGAAGAGGATTTAGCAAAAGTTTGGGTTCAGTGGAGCGGCTACGCCTACGGAAAAGATGCCTTTGGCGTTGAAGCTCATGAGTCATTGGTTTTGAACTTGAAAGAGGTGGATGTAATCAACAGGAACCACATAAGCGACGAGCATGACCCAACGAACTGTTGCTGTTACTTCGCTTATCATGGGGGCTTTAAGACGGCTGTTGATGCCTTAACAGGCAAGAACATTGAAGTGGTTCAGACGGACACAAGGGACATAAGCGATGCCAAAATAGTTGACATGAAAGTTGAGCTTGAGCGAGTTGTGAGGGCAAAGCTTCTCAATGAGAGGTGGATTGAGGAAATGAAGAAGCATGGCTACAGAGGGGCGAGCGAGTTCTCAAAGAAGATTCTTCACTTGTACGGCTGGGAGGCAACAACAAAATTGGTTGAGGACTGGGTTTTTGATGAGATAGCACAAAAGTACGTTTTGAATGAAGAAATGAGGAGATGGTTCGAGGAGCACAACCCCTACGCTATTGAGGAGATTGCAAGGCGTTTGATTGAAGCTTATGAGCGCGGCCTATGGAAGACGAGCGATGAATTAATTGAAAAGCTTATGGAGGTTTATTCCGAGATTGAGGGAATTTTGGAGGAGAGCCTTGGTGAAGGGGAAGTTCAAGGTGGAACTATTGAAATCTACACAGCTGAGGATGATGAGCATTGGAATGAAAAGATTGAGGAGGTGGATAAAATATGGAGCCTCGTGAAAAACGCTTAG
- a CDS encoding VWA domain-containing protein — translation MEPREKRLVFPFSAIVGQEKAKLALLCVAVNPLIGGVLLKGDKGTGKSTLVRALANVLPEIEVVDGCPFNCNPRNPLEMCDSCYERYERGEELPVAKRKMRVVDLPLSVTIDRLVGTVDVERFLKEGKKALQPGILAEANRNVLYIDEVNLLDDYIADSLLDAAAMGWNTIEREGISFRHPARFILIGSMNPEEGELRPQILDRFGLCVEVSAPMNPEERIEIVKRVEEFHEDPISFYKKFESEENKLTERVVKAREILPKIEISDDLLKLLAETVVNLGIKTNRAEIATIKTAKAIAALNGRRRVSLEDLEKAMELALPHRLRDKPFQKPPQMRPPKPKEDKEHNHDHKHNHKHEHKKEEKSESTRSQGIGNLEQNFRSSEAKIPRIESKNFGSNDFTGYRSSRDASVTVINFPRGVPVSYLPPTNGKIKDVDFYSSLVWAVLNGKKPPIRLDLKDVRVRVRKAKAPTLWVLLLDSSGSMAVQKRISIAKGIAEKLVENGYIKKSKVALIVAKGSQAEIFVPPTKNYLKVLDAIENVPTGGRTPLSSALYNLLLLAERERRKDKSLKVRAFLITDGKANVPLFGKRIKDEIIELAKALRRKEIELNIYDTRGGGINPGISYVSLLKEVAKAKVYRA, via the coding sequence ATGGAGCCTCGTGAAAAACGCTTAGTCTTTCCATTCTCTGCAATAGTCGGGCAGGAAAAGGCTAAATTAGCTTTACTTTGTGTAGCCGTTAATCCGCTGATTGGTGGTGTCTTGCTTAAAGGAGATAAGGGGACGGGGAAATCAACCTTAGTTAGGGCTTTGGCCAACGTTTTGCCAGAAATTGAGGTCGTTGATGGCTGTCCTTTCAACTGCAATCCGAGGAATCCTTTGGAGATGTGCGACAGCTGTTATGAGAGGTATGAGCGGGGAGAAGAGTTACCGGTAGCAAAGAGGAAGATGCGCGTTGTTGACCTACCCCTAAGCGTTACAATAGACAGGCTCGTTGGGACCGTGGATGTCGAGAGGTTTTTAAAAGAGGGCAAAAAAGCTCTGCAGCCCGGAATACTCGCGGAGGCGAACAGGAACGTGCTCTACATTGATGAAGTCAATCTGCTTGATGATTACATAGCCGACTCACTCTTGGATGCCGCGGCAATGGGGTGGAACACGATAGAGAGGGAAGGAATCTCTTTCAGGCATCCTGCTCGCTTTATCCTGATTGGAAGCATGAACCCTGAGGAAGGCGAGCTCAGGCCTCAAATCCTCGACAGGTTCGGTTTATGCGTTGAGGTAAGCGCTCCAATGAACCCGGAGGAGAGAATAGAGATAGTTAAGAGAGTTGAAGAGTTTCATGAAGACCCGATAAGCTTCTATAAGAAGTTTGAGAGCGAAGAGAATAAGCTCACGGAGAGAGTCGTCAAGGCAAGGGAGATTCTGCCGAAGATTGAGATAAGCGACGATCTGCTGAAGCTTTTGGCTGAAACAGTCGTTAACTTGGGAATTAAAACTAACAGGGCCGAGATAGCCACGATAAAGACGGCTAAAGCAATAGCCGCCCTAAACGGAAGGAGAAGGGTCTCACTTGAAGATCTGGAGAAGGCTATGGAATTAGCTTTACCGCACCGCTTGAGGGACAAGCCCTTCCAAAAGCCGCCGCAGATGAGGCCCCCAAAGCCTAAAGAGGATAAGGAGCACAATCACGACCACAAACACAACCATAAGCATGAGCACAAGAAGGAAGAAAAAAGTGAAAGCACTCGAAGTCAGGGGATTGGAAATTTAGAACAGAATTTTCGTTCAAGTGAAGCTAAAATACCAAGGATAGAGAGCAAAAACTTTGGGAGCAATGACTTTACAGGCTACCGCTCCTCCCGTGATGCCAGCGTTACAGTAATAAACTTTCCCAGAGGTGTTCCAGTTTCATATCTTCCACCTACCAACGGCAAAATTAAGGACGTTGATTTTTACAGTTCCTTGGTTTGGGCAGTTTTGAATGGAAAAAAGCCTCCAATAAGGCTTGATTTAAAGGACGTTCGTGTTAGGGTTAGGAAGGCAAAGGCACCAACGCTCTGGGTTTTGCTCCTGGATTCAAGCGGAAGCATGGCTGTGCAGAAGAGAATCAGCATCGCAAAGGGAATAGCGGAGAAATTGGTTGAGAACGGATACATAAAGAAGTCAAAGGTAGCTTTGATAGTTGCAAAAGGTAGCCAGGCGGAAATATTTGTCCCGCCCACTAAAAACTACCTTAAAGTCCTTGATGCTATTGAGAACGTTCCCACCGGAGGAAGGACACCTTTAAGCTCCGCCCTCTATAATCTTCTTCTGCTTGCTGAACGTGAGAGGAGAAAAGACAAGTCCCTGAAAGTTAGGGCATTCTTGATAACAGACGGAAAGGCCAACGTTCCGCTTTTTGGAAAGCGAATCAAAGATGAAATAATCGAGCTGGCAAAAGCTCTGAGGAGAAAGGAAATAGAACTTAATATCTACGACACAAGGGGTGGGGGAATAAATCCGGGGATTTCGTATGTCTCGTTGTTGAAAGAAGTTGCAAAAGCCAAAGTTTACAGGGCGTGA
- a CDS encoding tetratricopeptide repeat protein — protein sequence MEEILKAIQEKDCKKVATLLYYKVDELSEEDLKEVLEKAEKLALECKDFELYKLVVYYYLEFLEIDKISEFEKLAEKEDTFEAKYHLADLYFLIGNLEKSLDLYRQLLEKETERGNKENIAKVYYNMALIHEELMEYDKALELMKKSEEILKELEREEDVLHIKIYRAYVTFEKGDIPTAKAELAKILPKVLNKPQLKAQIHLAFEEIFEEQDNYEAALQECLYAMIEAKEGEYFDIAFDALIDVIWQLMIEDEFEIIYNNIDMFTNAVPELKDFFEGIKAIALFKDGKVGREEVSEAVLKVKDRRLLDLLEFLGEAEL from the coding sequence ATGGAGGAGATTCTTAAAGCAATCCAAGAGAAGGACTGCAAAAAGGTTGCAACCCTTTTGTACTACAAAGTTGACGAACTCAGCGAAGAGGACTTAAAAGAGGTTCTCGAAAAAGCTGAGAAATTGGCATTAGAGTGTAAAGACTTTGAGCTTTACAAATTGGTTGTTTACTATTATCTTGAATTCCTTGAGATTGATAAAATATCGGAATTCGAAAAACTTGCCGAGAAGGAAGACACATTCGAGGCTAAATATCACCTTGCAGATTTGTACTTCCTTATTGGAAATCTTGAGAAGTCCCTTGATCTCTATAGGCAACTGTTAGAGAAAGAAACCGAGAGAGGAAACAAGGAGAACATCGCAAAGGTTTACTACAACATGGCGCTTATCCATGAGGAATTAATGGAATATGACAAAGCACTTGAACTAATGAAAAAATCGGAAGAAATCCTAAAAGAGCTTGAAAGAGAGGAAGATGTTCTTCACATTAAAATTTACAGGGCATATGTAACTTTTGAGAAAGGAGACATTCCGACAGCAAAAGCAGAATTAGCCAAAATCTTGCCGAAGGTTCTTAACAAACCTCAGCTCAAAGCCCAAATTCACTTGGCATTTGAAGAAATATTTGAAGAGCAAGACAATTACGAAGCCGCTCTGCAGGAGTGTCTCTATGCTATGATAGAGGCTAAGGAGGGAGAGTACTTTGATATTGCATTTGATGCACTGATTGACGTAATCTGGCAGCTCATGATAGAAGATGAATTTGAAATAATTTACAACAACATTGACATGTTCACCAATGCCGTTCCAGAGCTGAAGGACTTCTTTGAGGGCATTAAAGCAATTGCACTGTTCAAAGATGGCAAGGTTGGAAGGGAAGAAGTAAGTGAGGCAGTGCTTAAAGTTAAAGATAGAAGATTGCTGGACTTGCTTGAATTTTTAGGCGAAGCTGAGCTTTGA
- the mobA gene encoding molybdenum cofactor guanylyltransferase MobA codes for MIAAVLAGGKSRRFGDDKLLYKVDGKPIVMHTIERLLKAENIDDVVIVTCQEKKEDFEALGFRVLIDDLLVGPIGGIFVALKEVGDAFIAAGDLPLINPKFVDYIVERFYESKSLACIPMWANGYIEPLHAVYSKDFLPILKEQIKKGEYMIRKAVERVDPCYILIDDFPEEFKESFFNINTKHDLKRLLD; via the coding sequence ATGATAGCGGCAGTACTGGCTGGTGGGAAGTCCCGAAGATTTGGAGACGATAAGCTACTTTACAAAGTTGATGGAAAGCCCATTGTTATGCATACCATAGAGCGATTGCTGAAAGCTGAGAATATTGATGATGTAGTAATCGTTACATGCCAGGAAAAAAAGGAAGACTTTGAGGCATTGGGGTTTAGAGTTCTTATTGATGACCTCTTAGTTGGACCGATTGGTGGCATTTTTGTGGCTCTAAAAGAGGTTGGCGACGCCTTCATTGCGGCTGGAGATTTGCCCCTAATAAATCCCAAATTTGTGGACTACATTGTTGAACGCTTTTATGAGAGTAAGTCCTTGGCATGCATCCCGATGTGGGCAAATGGTTATATAGAGCCACTGCATGCTGTCTACTCCAAGGATTTTCTCCCAATTTTAAAAGAGCAGATAAAGAAAGGAGAGTATATGATTCGAAAAGCGGTAGAAAGGGTAGATCCTTGCTATATCCTGATTGATGACTTTCCTGAAGAATTTAAAGAGAGCTTCTTCAACATAAACACGAAGCATGATTTAAAGCGTCTTCTGGATTGA